A genome region from Haloactinospora alba includes the following:
- a CDS encoding methyltransferase codes for MVTDTAHQPATNGAGSAAGTPDMPGGALSTAETPPDVRMYQMLYSSIVSQLLITAAELGLPDELTGGPRPVGELASATGTHRDSLYRAMRALASTGVFTEVEPGVFGQTPLSETLCSDVNGSMRDVARYVGLPERQRAFAAVTHSVRTGEPSFEHANGAAWWEYFAERPELGTLFNRAMGTMSRRVNSEVLDTYDFTGVRHLVDVGGGQGHLAAEIAQRHPDLTAVVLDLPRVVPEAEEVVRRAGVADRVRCAGGDFLEAVPEGGDLYVISWTLHDWNDEDATRMLSNVRRAMAPDGALVVIDEVPPAGDSPHFGKFEDIVMLALLHGRIRTERELDPLFRTAGLRLDEIRDTPSPTSVLIARPE; via the coding sequence ATGGTGACCGACACCGCCCACCAGCCCGCCACGAACGGCGCGGGAAGCGCCGCAGGCACCCCGGACATGCCCGGCGGGGCGCTCAGCACGGCGGAGACACCGCCGGACGTCCGGATGTACCAGATGCTGTACAGCTCCATCGTGAGCCAGCTGCTGATCACCGCGGCCGAACTGGGGCTGCCCGACGAGCTCACCGGCGGCCCCCGGCCCGTCGGGGAGCTCGCCTCGGCCACGGGGACGCACCGGGACTCGCTCTACCGGGCCATGCGGGCCCTGGCCAGTACCGGCGTCTTCACCGAGGTGGAACCGGGGGTCTTCGGCCAGACACCGCTGTCGGAGACGCTGTGCAGCGACGTCAACGGTTCGATGCGCGACGTCGCGCGCTACGTGGGCCTGCCCGAGCGTCAACGGGCCTTCGCCGCGGTGACCCACAGCGTGCGGACCGGAGAGCCGTCGTTCGAGCACGCGAACGGCGCGGCGTGGTGGGAGTACTTCGCCGAGCGCCCCGAGCTCGGGACGCTGTTCAACCGGGCCATGGGCACGATGTCGCGGCGCGTCAACTCCGAGGTGCTGGACACCTACGACTTCACGGGGGTGCGCCACCTGGTGGACGTCGGCGGTGGGCAGGGCCACCTCGCCGCCGAGATCGCCCAGCGCCACCCGGACCTGACCGCGGTGGTCCTCGACCTGCCCCGGGTCGTTCCCGAGGCCGAGGAGGTGGTGCGCCGCGCCGGGGTGGCGGACCGGGTGCGTTGCGCCGGCGGGGACTTCCTCGAGGCGGTTCCCGAGGGGGGCGACCTGTACGTCATCTCCTGGACGCTGCACGACTGGAACGACGAGGACGCCACGCGGATGCTGTCCAACGTCCGGCGCGCCATGGCCCCGGACGGGGCGCTGGTCGTCATCGACGAGGTGCCGCCGGCCGGGGACTCCCCGCACTTCGGCAAGTTCGAGGACATCGTGATGCTGGCCCTGCTGCACGGCCGGATCCGGACCGAGCGGGAACTCGACCCCCTGTTCCGCACGGCGGGGCTGCGCCTCGACGAGATCCGCGACACCCCCTCCCCGACGAGTGTGCTCATCGCCCGGCCCGAGTAG
- a CDS encoding DMT family transporter, giving the protein MAWVILVVAGLLEIVWSLALKKADGLTRLGWSVLGVGVAMVSLGMLSYALKSLPVGTAYAVWVGIGTVGVAVTGMVALGESASRGRLACLGLIVAGVMGLNLVGG; this is encoded by the coding sequence GTGGCCTGGGTCATTCTTGTCGTTGCGGGGCTTCTGGAGATCGTGTGGTCACTCGCGCTGAAGAAGGCGGACGGGCTTACCCGGTTGGGGTGGTCGGTTCTCGGTGTGGGGGTGGCCATGGTCAGTCTCGGGATGCTGTCGTATGCGTTGAAGAGTCTTCCGGTGGGCACCGCGTACGCGGTGTGGGTGGGTATCGGCACCGTGGGCGTCGCCGTCACCGGCATGGTCGCCCTGGGGGAGTCCGCGTCCCGCGGGCGGTTGGCCTGCCTCGGCCTGATCGTCGCGGGGGTCATGGGACTCAACCTCGTGGGGGGCTGA
- a CDS encoding class I SAM-dependent methyltransferase: MEQEDWDERYRSSELVWGAEPNQFVVEMATELSPGRALDLAAGEGRNAAWLAERGWRVTATEFSSVAIDRGKRLAAAREVDVDWVYADAREYAPEPGAFDLVLLAYLHLPPEEWDRVLRGAVRALAPDGRLISVGHDRDNLVHGTGGPSDPDILHRASEISDTITDAAVKAGYPVWMRRAGRVTREAMGESGPWIAIDTLVTADRATPPARAL, translated from the coding sequence ATGGAGCAGGAAGACTGGGACGAGCGGTACCGCTCGTCCGAGCTGGTGTGGGGCGCGGAACCTAACCAGTTCGTGGTGGAGATGGCCACCGAACTCTCCCCGGGGCGGGCATTGGACCTGGCCGCCGGGGAGGGGCGCAACGCGGCGTGGCTGGCCGAGAGAGGCTGGCGGGTGACCGCCACCGAGTTCTCGTCCGTGGCCATCGACCGGGGGAAGCGGCTCGCCGCCGCCCGGGAGGTGGACGTCGACTGGGTGTACGCCGACGCGCGCGAGTACGCACCGGAACCCGGAGCTTTCGACCTCGTGCTGCTGGCCTACCTCCACCTCCCACCCGAGGAGTGGGACCGGGTCCTGCGCGGCGCCGTGCGCGCGTTGGCACCGGACGGGAGGCTGATCAGCGTCGGCCACGACCGGGACAACCTCGTCCACGGGACGGGCGGACCCTCCGACCCCGACATCCTGCACCGGGCGAGCGAGATCTCCGACACCATCACCGACGCCGCCGTCAAGGCCGGCTACCCCGTGTGGATGCGCCGCGCCGGCAGGGTGACCCGGGAGGCGATGGGCGAGAGCGGCCCGTGGATCGCCATCGACACGCTGGTGACCGCCGACCGGGCGACCCCGCCGGCGCGTGCCCTGTAG
- a CDS encoding 2-amino-3,7-dideoxy-D-threo-hept-6-ulosonate synthase, which produces MTPYQSPAARLRMLRLHRHGDDRLFVVPLDHSVADGPITAGNRLDPLVSTLADNGADAVVLHKGRVPYVDPRRFTGIGLIVHLSASTMHAPDPDAKYLVASVRTAIRLAADAVSVHVNMGSEEERQQIADLGTVADACSEWNIPLLAMMYPRGPRVENPRDPALLAHAASLATDLGADIVKIPWAETQQEMADVVRGSALPVITAGGSPDPDPANVLAHVSRLLDAGTAGVAMGRNIFEAPDPGGITRRVADVVHPSPAAPVPAPDTPALSLNR; this is translated from the coding sequence ATGACTCCGTACCAATCGCCGGCGGCCCGGCTGCGCATGCTGCGGCTGCACCGCCACGGAGACGACCGGCTCTTCGTGGTTCCGCTCGACCACTCCGTCGCCGACGGCCCGATCACCGCCGGGAACCGCCTGGACCCGCTGGTCAGCACCCTGGCGGACAACGGCGCCGACGCCGTCGTCCTGCACAAGGGGCGGGTTCCCTATGTCGACCCCCGCCGGTTCACCGGGATCGGTCTCATCGTGCACCTGAGCGCCAGCACCATGCACGCGCCCGACCCCGACGCGAAGTACCTCGTCGCCAGTGTGCGGACGGCCATCCGGTTGGCGGCCGACGCCGTGAGCGTGCACGTCAACATGGGCTCGGAGGAGGAGCGCCAGCAGATCGCCGACCTGGGAACGGTGGCCGACGCCTGCTCCGAGTGGAACATCCCGCTCCTGGCGATGATGTACCCCCGGGGGCCGCGGGTCGAGAACCCGCGCGACCCCGCTCTCCTCGCCCACGCGGCCTCGCTGGCCACGGACCTCGGCGCGGACATTGTGAAGATCCCCTGGGCGGAGACGCAGCAGGAGATGGCCGACGTGGTACGCGGGAGCGCCCTCCCGGTCATCACCGCCGGCGGCTCCCCCGACCCCGACCCCGCCAACGTGCTGGCGCACGTCTCCCGGCTGCTGGACGCGGGCACCGCCGGCGTGGCGATGGGGCGCAACATCTTCGAGGCCCCCGACCCCGGAGGGATCACCCGCCGGGTGGCGGACGTGGTCCACCCCTCCCCCGCCGCTCCCGTTCCCGCACCCGACACCCCCGCCCTGAGCCTCAACCGCTGA
- a CDS encoding 3-dehydroquinate synthase II, which produces MKLTWLDLRERGEATSAILEEAIHQRVDSVVASDPALLADLPPTVTGVLFPDGPELPGDFGAARVVIVDPALHGDTTVLSKEHPEVEFGRFVDVSDAQTLEEACEAARTERWSVLRFRDPTKIPLEIVIAAAAEADGGIITEVADVEEAEIVFGVLEHGSDGVLLAPRAVGDATALRAASAQAPGKLELVELEVRSTEHIGMGERACVDTCSHFREDEGILVGSHSKGMILCVSETHPLPYMPTRPFRVNAGAIHSYTLAEGRRTRYLSELRTNSTVLAVDVEGRSRHVPVGRVKIESRPLISIDAAASDGRSVNLILQDDWHVRVLGPGGAVLNSTELRPGDRVLGYLPAEDRHVGYPIHEFCLEK; this is translated from the coding sequence GTGAAACTGACCTGGCTGGACCTACGCGAACGCGGAGAGGCCACCTCGGCCATCCTGGAGGAGGCGATCCACCAGCGCGTCGACAGCGTGGTCGCCTCCGACCCGGCCCTGCTGGCGGACCTGCCCCCGACCGTGACCGGTGTCCTGTTCCCCGACGGACCGGAGCTGCCCGGCGACTTCGGCGCGGCGCGGGTCGTCATCGTCGACCCCGCACTGCACGGGGACACCACCGTGCTGAGCAAGGAGCACCCCGAGGTGGAGTTCGGGCGGTTCGTGGACGTCTCCGACGCCCAGACCCTGGAGGAGGCCTGCGAGGCCGCCCGGACGGAGCGGTGGAGCGTGCTGCGGTTCCGCGACCCCACCAAGATCCCCCTGGAGATCGTGATCGCGGCCGCCGCCGAGGCGGACGGCGGGATCATCACCGAGGTCGCCGACGTCGAGGAGGCCGAGATCGTCTTCGGGGTCCTGGAACACGGCTCCGACGGGGTGCTGCTGGCACCGCGCGCGGTCGGCGACGCGACGGCGCTGCGGGCCGCCTCTGCCCAGGCCCCCGGGAAGCTCGAACTGGTCGAGCTGGAGGTGCGCTCGACCGAGCACATCGGCATGGGTGAGCGCGCCTGCGTGGACACCTGCTCCCACTTCCGCGAGGACGAGGGAATCCTGGTGGGGTCGCACTCCAAGGGCATGATCCTGTGCGTGAGCGAGACCCACCCGCTGCCGTACATGCCGACGCGGCCCTTCCGGGTGAACGCGGGGGCGATCCACTCCTACACCCTGGCCGAGGGGAGGCGCACCCGGTACCTGAGCGAGCTCCGGACGAACAGCACGGTGCTCGCCGTGGACGTGGAGGGACGCAGCAGGCACGTGCCCGTGGGCCGGGTGAAGATCGAGTCGCGTCCGCTGATCTCGATCGACGCCGCCGCCTCCGACGGGCGCAGCGTCAACCTGATCCTGCAGGACGACTGGCACGTGCGGGTGCTCGGTCCCGGCGGCGCCGTGCTGAACAGTACGGAACTGCGCCCCGGCGACCGGGTTCTGGGTTACCTCCCCGCGGAGGACCGCCACGTCGGCTACCCGATCCACGAGTTCTGCCTGGAGAAGTGA
- a CDS encoding aspartate kinase, whose product MGTVVQKFGGSSLSGHEHVMRTAETIRRTREKGVVPVVCVSARGDTTDDLIAESARFHAGNKRELDQLLSTGEIASAAYTAMALAARGVPAVSLTGQQAGVSATGSRDEIRISDIEPQRILAHVREGTVVVVAGFQGMDTIGDIRTLGRGGSDTTAVALAAKLGADACEIHTDVDGIHTADPRIVPNARLIPAIPPGVMHEMAISGARVIHARAAELAAANGVDISVHNSATRTHGTTIPGRGEEMLENTGFTVAVTHDTNIARVLVHREGPAHDLGQIVLELLSERLLPIDLLGWVGNGPRGANTGFTVRTERLRDTEDALSEAARKFDLSYSVSTGLGQVSLVGIGLLNRPDYTARILRCLHGLGITADWVSTTQSRTTVLVPAERTGEATAAVHDEFGLGEPDTAGSMAVPTREGIQQ is encoded by the coding sequence ATGGGCACCGTCGTCCAGAAGTTCGGCGGCAGCTCCCTCAGCGGCCACGAACACGTCATGCGCACCGCGGAGACCATACGCCGCACCCGGGAGAAGGGGGTCGTGCCAGTGGTCTGCGTCTCCGCGCGGGGAGACACCACCGACGACCTCATCGCGGAGTCGGCCCGGTTCCACGCGGGCAACAAGCGGGAACTGGACCAGCTGCTCTCCACGGGGGAGATCGCCTCGGCCGCCTACACGGCGATGGCCCTGGCCGCCCGAGGGGTGCCCGCCGTGTCCCTGACGGGGCAGCAGGCCGGCGTGTCCGCCACCGGCTCCCGGGACGAGATCCGGATATCCGACATCGAACCGCAGCGGATCCTCGCCCACGTGCGCGAGGGAACCGTGGTCGTCGTCGCCGGGTTCCAGGGCATGGACACGATCGGTGACATCCGCACGCTCGGACGGGGCGGTTCGGACACCACCGCGGTCGCGCTCGCCGCCAAGCTCGGCGCCGACGCCTGCGAGATACACACCGACGTGGACGGGATCCACACCGCGGACCCGCGCATCGTTCCCAACGCCCGTCTCATCCCCGCCATCCCGCCCGGGGTGATGCACGAGATGGCGATATCCGGGGCGCGGGTGATCCACGCCCGCGCGGCCGAGCTGGCCGCCGCGAACGGGGTCGACATTTCCGTCCACAACTCTGCCACCCGCACACACGGAACCACGATCCCCGGACGGGGTGAGGAGATGCTCGAAAACACCGGATTCACCGTCGCCGTCACACACGACACGAACATCGCACGCGTTCTCGTCCACCGCGAGGGCCCGGCGCACGATCTCGGGCAGATCGTCCTGGAACTGCTGTCCGAACGCCTCCTGCCGATCGACCTGCTCGGGTGGGTCGGGAACGGCCCCCGCGGCGCGAACACCGGGTTCACGGTCCGCACCGAGCGGCTGCGTGACACCGAGGACGCGCTGAGCGAGGCCGCGCGGAAGTTCGACCTCTCCTACTCCGTGAGCACCGGCCTCGGCCAGGTCTCACTGGTGGGGATCGGGCTGCTCAACCGCCCCGACTACACGGCCCGGATACTGCGTTGCCTGCACGGCCTCGGCATCACCGCGGACTGGGTGAGCACCACCCAGTCGCGCACCACCGTGCTCGTCCCGGCCGAACGCACGGGTGAGGCCACCGCGGCGGTCCACGACGAGTTCGGCCTGGGGGAACCGGACACCGCCGGATCCATGGCAGTGCCCACGAGAGAAGGGATACAGCAATGA
- a CDS encoding DedA family protein, producing the protein MPNIAEALAALTDLPFPLVLVVAGAFALAECTFGLGFLVPGETALLVTAASVDSVGAYAVMTLLVAVCALTGDTIGYVVGRRWGYRLRDSRVVARVGRSHWDRAARLLYRYGAWAVVAARFLPIVRTLTPAAAGASQLEFLRFLPAAAVGALGWSGLHVGVGAAAGAAARTIEEVLGKASWVVLAAAVLVVLVTVLVRRRRAAAKQPDPPEESGKEPAEPVPQ; encoded by the coding sequence GTGCCGAACATCGCCGAGGCCCTGGCCGCGCTGACCGACCTTCCCTTCCCACTGGTCCTCGTGGTCGCCGGGGCTTTCGCTCTCGCGGAGTGCACGTTCGGCCTGGGGTTCCTGGTTCCGGGTGAGACCGCGCTGCTCGTCACCGCGGCCAGTGTCGACAGCGTCGGCGCCTACGCCGTGATGACGCTGCTCGTCGCGGTGTGTGCCCTGACCGGCGACACCATCGGCTACGTGGTGGGACGGCGCTGGGGGTACCGGTTGCGCGACAGCCGGGTCGTGGCCCGGGTGGGACGGAGCCACTGGGACCGGGCCGCGCGGCTGCTCTACCGGTACGGCGCGTGGGCGGTCGTCGCCGCGCGGTTCCTCCCGATCGTGCGCACCCTGACACCGGCGGCGGCCGGCGCCAGCCAGCTCGAGTTCCTGCGGTTCCTTCCGGCCGCGGCCGTGGGCGCGCTGGGGTGGTCCGGTCTGCACGTCGGGGTGGGGGCCGCCGCCGGGGCCGCGGCCCGCACGATCGAGGAGGTCCTCGGCAAGGCGAGCTGGGTCGTCCTGGCAGCGGCCGTGCTGGTCGTGCTCGTCACGGTCCTCGTCCGGCGGCGCCGCGCGGCCGCGAAACAGCCGGACCCGCCCGAGGAGTCAGGTAAGGAGCCCGCGGAACCGGTCCCGCAGTAA
- a CDS encoding class I adenylate-forming enzyme family protein, with translation MSTDQHQHVHASPPSAGTPLEVRRRLFDDESLGMGTFLDRVLELHPAPDTPFLWAAPPGGDTADAPEPFSLNRIAGIRDAYAAWYHENGVRKGDPVGVYLDEGIGYFLHYLALSSLGAVPALVNGNMAAGVAADYMARIGVVGTVASARHLAALQESGALPRATRFRAEADRLPHSPSPEHRLPALFPYPHADQDPVMLCHTSGTTGAPKAAMFGHRQFFLGKRERLLEFPQAADGDRLLTALPQAHSAGISYLMTATLLGLPTRVMADTGGEAVREAMRVFHPTLVVAFPQTYVELAGLDLDGAGADAVHTWINTGDSAHEAHIRELVRHGRRPDGEGGELPGSRFVDGLGSSEMGMALFRKVSAPETGDYGRCVGVPIDVVDEVAVLDEEGRTLPDGYVGRLGVRTPTVTPGYWNDSARTVQSSFSGYWLTGDIVYRSDEGRLYHVDRVPDVIHTTGGPVYSLPMEEVVLGCAGIADCAVFAVDDPESEASVPFAVVRLADPVDAPRDLLAACNRALSRQGMARLRGVTVASSPEDFPTGPTGKVLKRRLRERFATALTAGGRVSSETAAV, from the coding sequence ATGAGCACCGATCAGCACCAACACGTACACGCGTCCCCGCCGTCAGCGGGAACCCCGCTGGAGGTCCGCAGGCGGCTGTTCGACGACGAGAGCCTGGGGATGGGCACGTTCCTCGACCGGGTCCTCGAACTCCACCCCGCACCCGACACCCCCTTCCTGTGGGCAGCGCCCCCGGGCGGTGACACCGCCGATGCCCCCGAACCGTTCAGCCTGAACCGGATCGCCGGGATACGGGACGCCTACGCCGCCTGGTACCACGAGAACGGGGTGCGCAAGGGCGACCCCGTGGGGGTTTACCTTGACGAGGGGATCGGGTACTTCCTGCACTACCTCGCCCTCAGCTCGCTGGGCGCGGTACCGGCCCTGGTCAACGGCAACATGGCCGCCGGTGTGGCGGCTGACTACATGGCGCGGATCGGCGTCGTCGGAACCGTCGCCTCTGCCCGCCACCTGGCCGCGCTGCAGGAGAGCGGAGCGCTCCCCCGCGCGACGCGTTTCCGGGCCGAGGCGGACCGGCTGCCGCACTCTCCCTCCCCCGAACACCGGCTGCCCGCGCTCTTCCCCTACCCGCACGCGGACCAGGACCCCGTGATGCTCTGCCACACCTCCGGCACCACCGGAGCTCCCAAAGCCGCGATGTTCGGGCACCGGCAGTTCTTCCTCGGCAAGCGTGAACGCCTGCTCGAGTTCCCGCAGGCCGCCGACGGCGACCGCCTGCTCACCGCTCTTCCCCAGGCGCACTCCGCCGGCATCAGCTACCTGATGACCGCCACCCTGCTGGGGCTGCCCACCCGGGTGATGGCCGACACCGGCGGGGAGGCGGTACGGGAGGCCATGCGCGTGTTCCACCCCACCCTGGTCGTCGCCTTCCCCCAGACCTACGTGGAACTGGCCGGGCTCGACCTGGACGGCGCGGGCGCGGACGCGGTGCACACGTGGATCAACACCGGCGACTCCGCCCACGAGGCGCACATCCGGGAGCTGGTCCGGCACGGGCGCCGCCCGGACGGCGAGGGGGGAGAACTGCCCGGCTCCCGGTTCGTGGACGGGCTCGGCTCCTCCGAGATGGGAATGGCCCTGTTCCGCAAGGTCAGCGCTCCGGAGACCGGCGACTACGGCCGCTGCGTCGGAGTCCCCATCGACGTCGTCGACGAGGTGGCCGTACTCGACGAGGAGGGGCGCACCCTACCGGACGGGTACGTCGGCCGCCTCGGTGTGCGTACCCCCACCGTCACCCCCGGCTACTGGAACGACTCCGCGCGTACCGTCCAGTCGTCGTTCTCCGGCTACTGGCTGACCGGCGACATCGTGTACCGGTCCGACGAGGGGCGGCTGTACCACGTGGACCGGGTTCCCGACGTCATCCACACCACCGGCGGCCCGGTCTACAGCCTCCCGATGGAGGAGGTGGTGCTGGGGTGCGCCGGGATCGCCGACTGCGCGGTGTTCGCGGTGGACGACCCCGAGTCGGAGGCCTCCGTCCCGTTCGCGGTTGTGCGGCTCGCCGACCCCGTGGACGCCCCACGCGACCTCCTGGCGGCGTGCAACCGGGCGCTGTCCCGCCAGGGGATGGCACGGCTGCGTGGTGTGACCGTCGCCAGCAGCCCGGAGGACTTCCCGACCGGCCCCACCGGCAAGGTGCTCAAACGCCGGCTGCGGGAGCGGTTCGCGACGGCGCTCACCGCCGGCGGACGCGTGTCCTCGGAGACAGCCGCCGTCTAG
- a CDS encoding helix-turn-helix transcriptional regulator, giving the protein MMEHAPRRTLNGRREILDDLFREVDALRDGTGGCVVVEGDTGLGKTWLLGEVREHAVRQDVPVLSAAATELDHLMPMATLRGFPCAAHRFGRRGAEEDGLRVVESLRERISTLARDNPVVILLDDAQWADKITALAMRVLVSELRPAPVLWVFARRPGKSPGYAQRTLDWLVREEARLVSLDPLSDTETVGLLTTLVGSEPDRRLRELTARSGGNPFLVKELVRSLRDNGLVGIDNGVAVLGDAELSPELLPEAEQLLSGLSENTRWLLQAGSVLDRPFTVAEAAGLVGQPPIDILPALNEAVEAGALVEKGREFSFRHDLIRTALHNSLARGVRTTLQEAAEALSQQRGAEPGETRSPGAKAATGETAVALFREGERNRPTTPGAAADLILYMLRRMGAGDGHRPLVVSDAIRLLATAGRWEEAQQLAEEAMRDGASPEEGGEILLALADVSYLNGRVREMIATTGRALASPGISETTRGQLQGIRAHGLLDESSGPDGLGEAAVAAGQAVDSARRTGDTRSLVGGYAARSREALERGELGSAVLFGSVAARSADEAGDQDRHRHPRLWLAAALAATDRLEDAEEALVTDQADLEQFDTAWSQPVWYSHLAELRVAAGRLAEARIEAEMGARIAERLSTTPQTVRLLTLLARVALHRDEVAASRSYTEEAWSTAVEAGQRPSAELAWTAAMVAEAEGYPDHGAAVLARHLSSGHARVRLLARTPQAAPHIAGMALAAGEERLAEAVTGSARELRERNPEVPTVVAAALHAEGVLYTDTERLRSAAEVYRSGPRVLATAVAVEDLALAEEREGHGAAAAEHLRSALASYRSCDAGRGVRRVEERLGRLVVPQPESAAEPEWERADATGLTDSELRVARLVAEGLTNRDVANKLNLSPHTVDSHLRHSFTKLGMNSRVELTRWVLSNGGHPVSGLPDGDSSRGSDSANT; this is encoded by the coding sequence ATGATGGAGCACGCGCCTCGGAGGACGCTGAACGGGAGAAGGGAGATTCTGGACGACCTGTTCCGGGAGGTTGACGCGCTGCGGGACGGGACGGGGGGATGCGTCGTCGTCGAGGGCGACACCGGTCTCGGCAAGACCTGGCTGCTCGGGGAGGTGCGGGAGCACGCCGTGCGGCAGGACGTCCCCGTGCTCTCCGCGGCCGCCACTGAGCTCGACCACCTCATGCCGATGGCCACCCTGCGCGGGTTCCCGTGCGCCGCGCACCGGTTCGGACGGAGGGGCGCGGAGGAGGACGGGCTGCGCGTCGTCGAGAGTCTCAGGGAGCGGATCTCCACGCTCGCCCGTGACAACCCCGTGGTCATTCTGCTCGACGACGCGCAGTGGGCGGACAAGATCACCGCACTCGCCATGCGCGTTCTCGTCTCGGAGCTGAGGCCGGCGCCCGTTCTGTGGGTTTTCGCCCGACGCCCCGGCAAGTCACCGGGATACGCGCAACGGACCCTCGACTGGCTGGTCCGCGAGGAGGCCCGACTCGTCTCCCTCGACCCGCTGTCCGACACCGAGACGGTCGGGCTGCTCACCACACTGGTCGGCTCGGAACCCGACCGCAGGCTGCGGGAACTCACCGCACGCAGCGGCGGGAACCCGTTCCTGGTGAAGGAACTGGTGCGGTCGCTGCGCGACAACGGCCTCGTGGGGATCGACAACGGTGTGGCGGTCCTCGGGGACGCGGAACTCTCCCCGGAGCTGCTTCCGGAGGCCGAACAGCTGCTGTCCGGCCTGTCGGAGAACACCCGGTGGCTGCTCCAGGCCGGCTCCGTGCTGGACCGCCCCTTCACCGTGGCCGAGGCCGCCGGTCTGGTCGGCCAACCGCCCATCGACATCCTGCCCGCCCTCAACGAGGCGGTGGAGGCGGGTGCCCTGGTGGAGAAGGGGCGGGAGTTCTCCTTCCGGCACGACCTGATCAGGACGGCCCTGCACAACTCGTTGGCGCGCGGCGTCCGGACGACCCTGCAGGAGGCCGCGGAGGCACTGTCCCAGCAGCGCGGTGCGGAACCGGGTGAGACCCGGTCCCCGGGGGCGAAGGCCGCCACCGGGGAGACGGCGGTGGCCCTGTTCCGGGAAGGGGAACGGAACAGGCCGACCACCCCGGGAGCCGCCGCCGACCTGATCCTGTACATGCTGCGGAGGATGGGCGCCGGGGACGGGCACCGGCCCCTGGTCGTCTCCGACGCGATCCGGCTGCTGGCGACGGCGGGCCGGTGGGAGGAGGCCCAGCAGCTCGCAGAGGAGGCCATGCGGGACGGCGCATCGCCGGAGGAGGGGGGAGAGATCCTGCTCGCCCTGGCCGACGTCTCCTACCTGAACGGCCGCGTCCGGGAGATGATCGCGACCACGGGCAGGGCGCTCGCCAGCCCGGGCATCTCCGAGACGACACGGGGGCAGCTGCAGGGGATCCGGGCACACGGCCTGTTGGACGAGTCGAGCGGTCCCGACGGCCTCGGCGAGGCCGCGGTCGCCGCAGGCCAGGCCGTCGACTCCGCGCGTCGTACCGGGGACACCCGGTCCCTGGTCGGCGGGTACGCGGCGCGGAGCCGGGAGGCCCTGGAGCGGGGCGAGCTGGGCTCCGCCGTGCTGTTCGGGTCGGTGGCGGCGCGCTCCGCCGACGAGGCGGGCGACCAGGACCGCCACCGGCACCCCCGGCTCTGGCTGGCCGCGGCGCTGGCCGCCACCGACCGGCTGGAGGACGCCGAGGAGGCACTGGTCACCGACCAGGCCGACCTCGAACAGTTCGACACCGCGTGGTCGCAGCCGGTGTGGTACTCCCACCTGGCCGAGCTGCGGGTGGCCGCGGGACGGCTCGCGGAGGCCCGGATCGAGGCCGAGATGGGCGCGCGGATCGCGGAACGGCTGAGCACCACACCGCAGACGGTCCGGCTGCTGACACTCCTGGCGCGGGTGGCTCTGCACCGGGACGAGGTCGCGGCGAGCCGCTCCTACACCGAGGAGGCGTGGTCCACGGCGGTGGAGGCCGGCCAGCGTCCGAGCGCCGAGCTCGCCTGGACGGCCGCGATGGTCGCGGAGGCGGAGGGGTACCCGGACCACGGGGCCGCCGTGCTGGCCCGGCACCTGAGCTCGGGGCACGCACGCGTCCGCCTGCTGGCCCGGACCCCGCAGGCCGCGCCGCACATCGCGGGCATGGCACTGGCCGCCGGGGAGGAGCGGCTCGCGGAGGCGGTCACCGGCTCGGCCCGGGAGCTGCGGGAACGCAACCCGGAGGTGCCGACGGTCGTGGCCGCGGCGCTGCACGCCGAGGGAGTGCTGTACACCGACACGGAGCGGCTCCGCTCCGCCGCGGAGGTGTACCGGAGCGGTCCGCGGGTACTGGCCACGGCCGTGGCCGTGGAGGACCTGGCCCTGGCCGAGGAGCGGGAGGGGCACGGCGCCGCGGCGGCCGAGCACCTGCGCTCGGCGCTGGCCAGTTACCGGTCGTGCGACGCCGGGCGCGGGGTGCGCCGGGTGGAGGAACGGCTCGGGCGGCTGGTGGTGCCGCAGCCGGAGAGCGCGGCCGAACCCGAGTGGGAACGCGCCGACGCCACCGGTCTGACTGATTCGGAGCTGCGTGTGGCGCGGCTGGTGGCCGAGGGGCTCACCAACCGGGACGTCGCGAACAAGCTCAACCTCTCTCCCCACACCGTGGACAGCCACCTGCGGCACAGCTTCACCAAGCTCGGGATGAACAGCAGGGTCGAACTGACCCGCTGGGTGCTCTCCAACGGCGGTCATCCCGTGTCCGGGCTTCCGGACGGCGACTCCTCCCGGGGCTCCGATAGCGCGAACACGTGA